A stretch of the Gracilinanus agilis isolate LMUSP501 chromosome 4, AgileGrace, whole genome shotgun sequence genome encodes the following:
- the LOC123245804 gene encoding LOW QUALITY PROTEIN: carnitine O-palmitoyltransferase 2, mitochondrial-like (The sequence of the model RefSeq protein was modified relative to this genomic sequence to represent the inferred CDS: deleted 1 base in 1 codon): protein MALKSLGPCSPYKETINHRKRLPIPKLEDSIKRYLRAQEPLLSTDQFRKTEEFSYKFQHGVGKDLHNMLVFQDEHSRHTSYISDIWLNSYLSRRKPPAFNMNVGLAFKHDPKTEFNDQLTRATNMTISIIRFMRAFRNGLLEPEVLHLYPDKTDTKLFKECIRWIPKAIVCQIAAMFNVYPMDMSPNFRLFNTARLPKFTRDILHTEERAKHLLVLKNGNFYVFDILHKDGTMIRASEVHANLKYILSDKSPIPDFPLTYLTTEKRDTWAKLRQDLWISGNQEALKKIETAIFCLCLDDLFIQDPNHLTQTMLLGNGYNRWFDKSFSLILTKDGSAAISFEPSWADLLTILRFMKDVLQDSIEAPAIMPQEDTVATDASSAVRKLNFHLDDSLRAGIESARVSYDLSVQTFSTQLVHFEKGGRIFLKQQGMSPDAMVQSPSRWRSSLCMATWSPPTSHAALPPSSMAGQRLSTPPPFTPCSAPRLSSSNP, encoded by the exons ATTGCCCATTCCCAAACTTGAAGACTCTATCAAAAGATACCTGAGAGCACAGGAACCTCTGTTATCTACAGATCAATTCAG aaaaacagaagaattttCCTACAAATTTCAACATGGAGTTGGCAAAGACCTGCATAACATGCTGGTTTTCCAGGATGAGCACAGTCGGCACACTAGCTATATCTCAG ATATATGGTTGAATTCTTATCTATCCCGTCGCAAACCACCTGCATTTAACATGAATGTAGGCTTAGCTTTCAAACACGACCCCAAGACTGAGTTTAACGACCAGCTCACACGGGCTACCAACATGACCATTTCCATCATCCGTTTCATGAGGGCCTTCAGAAACGGCTTGCTTGAGCCTGAGGTGCTGCACCTCTACCCAGACAAGACAGACACCAAGCTCTTCAAGGAGTGCATCCGCTGGATTCCCAAGGCCATCGTGTGCCAGATTGCTGCCATGTTTAATGTCTACCCCATGGACATGTCACCGAACTTCAGGCTTTTCAACACCGCCCGTCTGCCCAAGTTTACACGCGACATACTTCACACGGAAGAGCGGGCAAAGCACCTTCTGGTGCTGAAGAATGGGAACTTTTATGTGTTTGACATACTTCACAAAGATGGGACAATGATCAGGGCCTCGGAAGTCCATGCCAATCTCAAGTATATTCTCTCTGACAAGAGTCCCATTCCTGACTTCCCCTTGACTTATCTGACCACCGAAAAACGAGACACCTGGGCAAAACTGAGGCAAGATCTCTGGATCAGTGGCAACCAGGAAGCCTTAAAGAAGATTGAGACAGCCATCTTCTGCCTGTGTCTGGATGATCTGTTCATACAGGACCCCAACCACCTGACTCAGACCATGCTGCTTGGCAACGG GTACAACCGTTGGTTCGACAAATCTTTCAGCCTAATCCTTACCAAAGATGGCTCTGCTGCCATCAGCTTTGAGCCTTCCTGGGCCGACTTGCTGACCATTCTTCGCTTCATGAAAGACGTGCTCCAAGACAGCATCGAGGCACCCGCCATCATGCCCCAGGAGGACACTGTGGCCACGGATGCCTCCAGCGCTGTGAGGAAGCTCAACTTCCATCTGGACGACTCCCTAAGGGCAGGCATTGAGAGTGCCAGAGTCAGCTATGACTTGTCAGTGCAGACGTTCTCCACCCAGCTGGTCCATTTTGAGAAGGGGGGCAGGATCTTCCTAAAGCAGCAGGGCATGAGCCCGGATGCCATGGTCCAG TCGCCTTCCAGATGGCGTTCCTCTCTTTGTATGGCCACATGGTCTCCTCCCACGAGCCATGCAGCACTGCCGCCTTCAAGCATGGCCGGACAGAGGTTATCCACCCCACCTCCATTCACACCATGCAGTGCTCCAAGGCTTTCATCCAGCAACCCTTGA